A section of the Streptomyces sp. SCL15-4 genome encodes:
- a CDS encoding acyl-CoA desaturase: protein MTLSPERPEGLGVPLPDTVPVGLPLRANTLLLIVVAPLAVLALALPVALAGGWGPRWYDAVLGAGMYALSIMGITAGYHRHFTHLSFKAKRPLRIALGIAGGLAMEGPVTLWVAEHRRHHQYADRAGDPHSPWKYGTTRRALLRGLWHAQVGWFSSPIRSHYPRYAPDLLADPDVRRLDRCYPLTIAVSLALPPALVLAATQDGRSALVTFFWASLVRYAVVHHVTWSVNSVAHAFGPRHYSTRDQSRDVPWVAMLTFGEGWHNLHHADPNSARHGGLRGQPDLTAWLIARFERWGWAYDVRWPDGRRITARLRAEAAGRRVPHRQLPVK, encoded by the coding sequence GTGACCCTGTCCCCCGAACGCCCCGAGGGCCTGGGCGTCCCGCTCCCGGACACCGTCCCGGTCGGGCTGCCGCTGCGCGCCAACACGCTGCTCCTGATCGTGGTGGCCCCGCTGGCCGTGCTGGCGCTGGCCCTGCCCGTCGCCCTGGCCGGCGGCTGGGGGCCGCGCTGGTACGACGCGGTCCTCGGCGCCGGGATGTACGCGCTGTCCATCATGGGCATCACCGCCGGCTACCACCGGCACTTCACCCATCTGTCGTTCAAGGCGAAACGGCCGCTGCGGATCGCCCTCGGCATCGCGGGCGGCCTCGCCATGGAGGGCCCGGTGACCCTGTGGGTGGCCGAGCACCGGCGCCACCACCAGTACGCGGACCGGGCGGGCGACCCGCACTCGCCGTGGAAGTACGGCACCACCCGGCGGGCGCTGCTCAGAGGGCTGTGGCACGCCCAGGTCGGCTGGTTCTCCTCGCCGATCCGCTCCCACTACCCGCGCTACGCCCCGGACCTGCTCGCCGACCCGGACGTGCGCCGCCTGGACCGCTGCTATCCGCTGACCATCGCCGTCTCGCTGGCGCTTCCGCCGGCTCTGGTCCTGGCGGCCACCCAGGACGGGCGGTCGGCGCTGGTCACGTTCTTCTGGGCGAGCCTGGTGCGGTACGCCGTCGTGCACCATGTCACCTGGTCGGTCAACTCCGTGGCGCACGCCTTCGGTCCGCGCCACTACAGCACCCGTGACCAGTCCCGGGACGTGCCCTGGGTGGCCATGCTGACCTTCGGCGAGGGCTGGCACAACCTCCACCACGCCGATCCCAACAGCGCCCGGCACGGCGGGCTGCGCGGCCAGCCGGACCTCACGGCGTGGCTGATCGCCCGCTTCGAGCGGTGGGGCTGGGCGTACGACGTGCGCTGGCCGGACGGACGGCGGATCACCGCACGGCTGCGCGCGGAGGCGGCCGGGCGCCGGGTGCCGCACCGTCAGCTGCCGGTGAAGTAA
- a CDS encoding acetoacetate decarboxylase family protein yields the protein MRADGTAPGRPAPDGRDARDLLRGCARDVVEVAEGIRAVSERTSTTLFGPALTASARRRPRTGLAARWAMLRALTSKQGLGGSAITAPKGVGHVLGAAGEALGRESLAALVAVTSLRLRIAAVLVDHPEFVRDPGMRRLTEAVTADKDLAAVRALRALFRDQGAQRALSGLAPLMAELLAIRALLDEDPKNDETGWALATGRELSADPLHGVSAAHLAGLDRGEGAAEPVGLTDQERQVIATKGSFLGFLRNIEMLSTDGRILLQNVRGPDGVVRYVLQAPGMAPGRPRTDSPQDFIGAWRNLFMPDSPYTRAILLALRDYGIPRGADLALIGHSEGGIAVMNLAQSEEFCRTYRVTHVVAVGSPVDTKKPADPRTWVASITNQHDIVPVLDGRGAGSAFDPHPNWYEVDYTGPTHEFPLCHMLHEYIEHLRTVVPEARERVDEALTPYRGPVVRTQAYQLKDRANPPEGYPFLTLPTTSVPTTAGPVDVPVRYYDSSAAHLCFPVDADTARALLPGVTWMTPSRLGRHALAVLSLYEHRCTTIGPYTEIALSVLVDDLWRPRPYDVVLDLLRRADLRRTGRYVLSLAVTTEEARTVAREVWGQPAFRAPAEARLTGRDLAVRAPDLGLAVEGRLGPGARCPEADWILYGRRGESTVRTLVRAHGGLRLHSGGGIRLRLDTGAAEPLAGPLRRLGIATASPRLVLASPQFMLHRSAGAVLPR from the coding sequence ATGCGAGCGGACGGCACCGCGCCCGGACGGCCCGCGCCGGACGGCCGGGACGCCAGGGACCTGCTGCGCGGTTGCGCGCGGGACGTCGTGGAGGTGGCCGAGGGCATCCGCGCGGTGTCCGAGCGCACCAGCACCACGCTGTTCGGGCCCGCACTGACCGCCTCCGCGCGCCGCCGCCCCCGCACCGGCCTGGCCGCCCGGTGGGCGATGCTGCGCGCCCTGACCAGCAAACAGGGCCTCGGCGGTTCCGCGATCACCGCGCCGAAGGGCGTCGGCCACGTCCTCGGCGCCGCCGGCGAGGCACTCGGCCGGGAGAGCCTGGCCGCGCTGGTCGCGGTCACCTCGCTGCGGCTGCGGATCGCCGCCGTCCTGGTCGACCACCCCGAGTTCGTGCGCGATCCCGGGATGCGCCGGCTGACCGAGGCCGTCACCGCCGACAAGGACCTGGCGGCCGTACGGGCCCTGCGCGCCCTGTTCCGCGACCAGGGAGCGCAGCGCGCGCTGTCCGGGCTGGCCCCGCTGATGGCCGAACTCCTCGCCATCCGTGCCCTGCTGGACGAGGACCCGAAGAACGACGAGACCGGCTGGGCGCTGGCCACCGGCCGCGAACTGTCCGCCGACCCGCTGCACGGCGTCAGCGCCGCCCACCTCGCGGGCCTGGACCGCGGCGAGGGTGCCGCCGAACCCGTCGGCCTCACCGACCAGGAACGGCAGGTCATCGCCACCAAGGGGTCCTTCCTCGGTTTCCTGCGCAACATCGAGATGCTCTCCACCGACGGACGGATCCTGCTGCAGAACGTGCGCGGCCCGGACGGTGTCGTCCGCTACGTCCTCCAGGCGCCCGGCATGGCCCCCGGCCGCCCCCGCACCGACTCCCCGCAGGACTTCATCGGCGCCTGGCGCAACCTGTTCATGCCCGACTCGCCGTACACCCGCGCGATCCTGCTCGCGCTGCGGGACTACGGCATCCCGCGCGGCGCCGACCTCGCGCTGATCGGGCACAGCGAGGGCGGGATCGCCGTGATGAACCTCGCCCAGAGCGAGGAGTTCTGCCGCACCTACCGCGTCACCCACGTCGTCGCCGTCGGCTCCCCGGTCGACACCAAGAAACCCGCCGACCCGCGCACCTGGGTCGCCAGCATCACCAACCAGCACGACATCGTGCCCGTCCTCGACGGCCGCGGCGCGGGCTCCGCGTTCGACCCGCATCCGAACTGGTACGAGGTCGACTACACCGGACCCACCCACGAGTTCCCGCTCTGCCACATGCTCCACGAGTACATCGAGCACCTGCGGACCGTCGTTCCCGAGGCCCGCGAGCGCGTCGACGAGGCCCTCACCCCCTATCGCGGCCCCGTCGTGCGCACCCAGGCATACCAGCTCAAGGACCGCGCCAACCCGCCCGAGGGCTATCCCTTCCTCACCCTGCCCACCACCTCGGTGCCCACCACGGCCGGCCCGGTCGACGTGCCCGTGCGCTACTACGACTCCTCCGCCGCCCACCTCTGCTTCCCCGTCGACGCCGACACCGCCCGCGCCCTGCTGCCCGGCGTCACCTGGATGACACCGAGCCGGCTCGGCCGGCACGCGCTGGCGGTGCTGTCGCTGTACGAGCACCGCTGCACCACCATCGGCCCGTACACCGAGATCGCCCTCTCCGTGCTGGTGGACGACCTGTGGCGGCCGCGCCCCTACGACGTCGTCCTCGACCTGCTGCGCCGGGCCGACCTGAGGCGCACCGGCCGCTACGTCCTCTCCCTCGCCGTCACCACCGAGGAGGCCCGGACCGTCGCCCGGGAGGTCTGGGGCCAGCCCGCGTTCCGGGCGCCTGCCGAGGCCAGGCTGACGGGCCGGGACCTCGCCGTCCGCGCCCCGGACCTCGGCCTCGCCGTCGAAGGCCGCCTCGGGCCCGGCGCACGCTGCCCCGAGGCCGACTGGATCCTCTACGGCCGCCGGGGCGAGAGCACCGTCCGCACCCTGGTCCGGGCCCACGGCGGGCTGCGGCTGCACAGCGGCGGCGGCATCCGACTGCGGCTGGACACCGGCGCGGCCGAACCCCTCGCCGGGCCCCTGCGCCGGCTCGGCATCGCCACGGCCAGCCCCCGACTGGTCCTGGCCTCCCCGCAGTTCATGCTCCACCGCAGCGCCGGCGCCGTCCTGCCGCGCTGA
- a CDS encoding peroxidase family protein: MTVTSRPPQPGAPPWTGARDRSRDGLRNRFETHVLTHYGPAWQTAQRSRWLRRRLNSKLTDLAVLKAPPRPNPLSTKAPYTTWDSLTDRSWVGRHLPPVTGSRGVLPAPERVAELFRREGEGRSCARSTALLPAFAQWFTDGFLRGHAATGDPRRTDSPHTLDMCQLYGDRPEVTACLRAFRGGRLKSRIVDGGEFPPALCENGRIRQEFRAIRPVRFDEVPEEFVDTLFAWGGERAHAHIGPMALNVLFLREHNRVAGVLAAAHPDWDDERVFQTTRNTLIVLMIRVMLEEYINHITPYHFGFVLDPVRTDRGVWHRENRATIEFSLVYRWHSLIPSTYAIAGRPVPLAHTIANGQLVLDRGLGPLFQDLSRQPAGLSGLFNTDPLLLPIEERSVAVGRELRLASYNDYRAHYGFPRVTDARQISGDPRVQQALLDVYDGDVDAIDLHVGLFAEEPEPGAIFGRLLERIISVDAFSEALNNPLLAPRLFGPATFSPEGWEIIRRTHGFSDLVHRNLPEDKGRYVVSLGRSATEARAALD; encoded by the coding sequence ATGACCGTCACCTCCCGCCCGCCCCAGCCGGGGGCACCGCCCTGGACCGGGGCCAGGGACCGGTCCCGGGACGGGCTGCGCAACCGCTTCGAGACGCATGTGCTGACCCACTACGGACCGGCCTGGCAGACGGCCCAGCGCAGCCGGTGGCTGCGGCGCAGGCTCAACTCCAAGCTGACCGACCTGGCGGTGCTGAAGGCGCCGCCGCGCCCCAACCCGCTGAGCACGAAGGCCCCGTACACCACCTGGGACTCGCTGACCGACCGGTCCTGGGTCGGCCGGCACCTGCCGCCGGTGACCGGTTCGCGCGGGGTTCTGCCCGCGCCGGAGCGGGTGGCGGAGCTGTTCCGCCGTGAGGGCGAGGGCCGTTCCTGCGCCCGGTCCACCGCGCTGCTGCCGGCGTTCGCGCAGTGGTTCACCGACGGCTTCCTGCGCGGTCACGCGGCCACCGGCGACCCGCGCCGCACCGACTCGCCGCACACCCTGGACATGTGCCAGCTCTACGGCGACCGGCCGGAGGTCACCGCCTGTCTGCGCGCCTTCCGCGGCGGCCGGCTGAAGAGCCGGATCGTCGACGGCGGCGAGTTCCCGCCCGCCCTGTGCGAGAACGGGCGGATCAGGCAGGAGTTCCGGGCGATCCGGCCGGTGCGGTTCGACGAGGTGCCCGAGGAGTTCGTGGACACGCTGTTCGCGTGGGGCGGGGAGCGCGCGCACGCGCACATCGGGCCGATGGCGCTGAACGTGCTGTTCCTGCGCGAGCACAACCGGGTCGCCGGCGTCCTCGCCGCCGCGCACCCGGACTGGGACGACGAACGGGTCTTCCAGACCACCCGCAACACGCTGATCGTGCTGATGATCCGGGTGATGCTGGAGGAGTACATCAACCACATCACGCCGTACCACTTCGGTTTCGTCCTCGATCCGGTGCGCACCGACCGCGGGGTGTGGCACCGGGAGAACCGGGCGACGATCGAGTTCAGCCTCGTCTACCGCTGGCACAGCCTGATCCCGTCGACGTACGCCATCGCCGGCCGGCCGGTGCCGCTCGCGCACACCATCGCCAACGGACAGCTCGTCCTGGACCGGGGCCTCGGCCCGCTGTTCCAGGACCTCTCCCGGCAACCCGCCGGTCTGTCCGGGCTGTTCAACACCGACCCGCTGCTGCTGCCCATCGAGGAGCGCAGCGTCGCCGTCGGCCGGGAGCTGCGGCTGGCCTCGTACAACGACTACCGGGCCCACTACGGCTTCCCCCGGGTCACCGACGCGCGGCAGATCTCCGGCGACCCCCGCGTCCAGCAGGCGCTGCTGGACGTGTACGACGGTGACGTGGACGCGATCGACCTGCACGTCGGGCTGTTCGCGGAGGAGCCGGAGCCCGGGGCGATCTTCGGGCGGCTGCTCGAGCGGATCATCTCCGTCGACGCGTTCTCCGAGGCGCTGAACAACCCCCTGCTCGCGCCCCGTCTGTTCGGGCCCGCCACCTTCTCCCCGGAGGGCTGGGAGATCATCCGGCGCACCCACGGCTTCTCCGACCTGGTGCACCGCAACCTGCCCGAGGACAAGGGGCGTTACGTCGTCTCGCTCGGCCGGAGCGCGACCGAGGCCCGGGCCGCGCTGGACTGA
- a CDS encoding DUF4239 domain-containing protein, with protein sequence MIETFAIVLGIAVVAAGVVVIKHRFWPPAPDDEPREDVAEYIAMMVSVLYALVLGLSLVAVWEARSAAEEHVQAEASAAHQIRLLSAGLPAPAGERARDAVDAYAHHVVSEEWPAMTVGQPPGRRGWDLLEDLRAAGQVPAGATLAQQATLQEALAQLSALDDARRGREADVGESLSPVLWFGLIVGGLLTVAFMFLFGVQRSVTHVVMVMGLTALITFTVLLVFELNQPFNGLFAVDSTPFSRYFTGS encoded by the coding sequence ATGATCGAGACCTTCGCCATCGTTCTGGGGATCGCCGTGGTCGCCGCGGGCGTCGTGGTGATCAAACACCGCTTCTGGCCCCCGGCCCCGGACGACGAACCCAGGGAGGACGTCGCCGAGTACATCGCCATGATGGTCAGCGTGCTCTACGCGCTCGTGCTCGGTCTGTCGCTGGTGGCCGTGTGGGAGGCCCGGTCCGCCGCGGAGGAGCATGTGCAGGCGGAGGCGAGCGCCGCCCACCAGATCCGGCTGCTCTCCGCCGGGCTGCCGGCGCCGGCGGGCGAACGTGCCAGGGACGCCGTGGACGCGTACGCGCACCACGTCGTGTCCGAGGAGTGGCCCGCCATGACCGTCGGACAGCCGCCGGGCCGGCGCGGCTGGGACCTGCTGGAAGACCTGAGAGCGGCCGGCCAGGTCCCGGCCGGCGCCACTCTCGCCCAGCAGGCCACGCTCCAGGAGGCACTGGCCCAGCTCAGTGCCCTGGACGACGCCCGGCGCGGCCGGGAGGCGGACGTCGGTGAGTCCCTGTCACCCGTGCTGTGGTTCGGGCTGATCGTCGGCGGCCTGCTGACCGTGGCCTTCATGTTCCTGTTCGGCGTACAGCGCAGCGTCACCCACGTGGTGATGGTGATGGGCCTGACGGCGCTCATCACCTTCACCGTGCTGCTGGTCTTCGAGCTGAACCAGCCCTTCAACGGCTTGTTCGCCGTGGACTCGACGCCGTTCTCCCGTTACTTCACCGGCAGCTGA